A part of Lutra lutra chromosome 2, mLutLut1.2, whole genome shotgun sequence genomic DNA contains:
- the ELMOD2 gene encoding ELMO domain-containing protein 2 isoform X4: MDKKVLQKATLVVQSEVDKCVEDIMKEKNINPEKDTSFKICMKACLLQISGYKQLYLDVESVRKRPYDSDNLQHEKLLLKLWNLLMPTKKLKARISKQWADIGFQGDDPKTDFRGMGILGLINLVYFSENYTSEAHQILSRSNHPKLGYSYAIVGINLTEMAYSLLKSEALKFHLYNFVPGIPTMEHFHQFYCYLVYEFDKFWFEEKPESIMYFNMYREKFHEKIKGLLLDSFSEIELGQRLLKGAALHE, from the exons GTTTTGCAGAAAGCGACTCTTGTTGTCCAGAGTGAAGTGGACAAATGTGTAGAGGatataatgaaggaaaagaatattaacCCTGAGAAGGATACCAG ttttaaaatctgtATGAAGGCATGCTTACTGCAGATATCGGGTTATAAACAGCTCTATTTGGATGTAGAAAGTGTGAGGAAAAGGCCGTATGACTCTGATAACCTCCAACATGAAAAGTTGCTTCTCAAg CTTTGGAATCTTCTAATGCCCACGAAAAAGCTGAAGGCTAGAATCTCCAAGCAGTGGGCTGATATTGGTTTCCAGGGTGATGATCCCAAAACAGACTTCAGAGGCATGGGGATACTTGGATTAATCAACCTTGT GTATTTCAGTGAAAATTATACCAGTGAAGCTCACCAGATTCTTTCCCGTTCAAATCATCCCAAATTAGG GTACTCTTATGCAATAGTTGGAATCAACCTTACCGAGATGGCTTATAGCTTGCTGAAGAGTGAAGCTTTGAAGTTTCATCTCTACAACTTTGTTCCTGGTATACCAACGATGGAACACTTTCATCAGTTTTATT GTTACCTTGTCTATGAATTTGACAAGTTTTGGTTTGAAGAAAAGCCAGAAAGCATTATGTATTTCAACATGTATAGAGAGAAGTTTCATGAAAAGATTAAAGGACTCTTACTGGATT CATTCAGTGAAATTGAACTTGGTCAAAGATTGCTCAAAGGAGCAG